TTCACCACCACCGCTCCGCTCGCTCCAGTCCGAACGCTCTGGAGGCTGCTGGATGGCGGGCTCCGGCGGTCCTCAGGGCTGATTTTGCACACGGGGCTGTGAGCCACCAGCATGAACTCCagtttctccttctccttctggaGCTCAGCAATCTCCTTTTGCAGCACagacttctcctcctccagcactTCAGTTTCCTGCAGACAAAGGAGGAATAAGTAAATATCAGCGCTCTGGGCTCCTCACCCAGAACACAGCAACCAGGTCCAGCTTGCTGCAGTCATGAGCAGATATATCACAGTCCCTTCATGGGTCAAACATGCATCAGGCCATTTCTAGTTgagcatttgcattttctgctttttctgggAAGCTACCCCAAACTTTACTAATCTAAGCGTTACAAATGGTCTTCTCATCACACTGCCCTAATGTTTTCATGGCTAGTTTCTACCTCTGTCTCATTCTCTGACTTACATATCTTCTCCCTCACTGCCTATCTCCCAGATGCCTTAACACAGAGCATTCACATTCTctccgcttttttttttttttttttttttaagctcttttcTCCCAGATGGGGGGTAGTGTAGAGCAACCTCTGAACTGTCTGTTCCCATTTTCTCTCTGTAGCACATATTCTAGATGAGGTATGGCCAGAGACTTGCACAAGGGACGAACACTTTCACTTCCACTGGATCATCTCTTGATGCATCCTGGAGTTattgcatttgcttttcctgcagtCACATCAAACTGATGGTTCATAGTCAATCTGTGAGCTATTAGTATCTTCCTGAGCAAGGACCTCACCATTTAAGAGAAGTTCTGGCCCTCAGTCCTTCAGGATATGACCTCCCACTTCATACATCTCATTTCTATTAGTTTAGTCATGAGGATCCTTAAATTCTTCCTGTATGATGTCCTTTCCCCCCCACACTGAGAATACCTCCCAGCTTTGAGTCAGCAGCACATTTCATTGGTGCGCTTTCATTGCTTCTGCTGTTAATAAATTCTGatggttaattaaaaaaaaaaatcaaatacgACCAATCCCAGACTGCTTCTCGAGGAGTGGTGCTGGAGGTTTCCCTCTAGCCTCACACCTCCCCTCTCCACCCCCCAACCCATCCTTGCCTCTTCTTCAGCCAGTTTCTTATTCACCCCACAGTTCTTACATCCGTTCCTATCTTCTTCTAGCAGAACTAACAGTTTCCCTTGTGACACTGGGCCACACGTCCCCAGGAACTGCAGACCAAATATATCTGTGGTGTTTCCTTTGTGCAAAAACAGTTATCACCAACCAAAGGTTAGTCTAAAGGATGCGGCTTTGATGGGTACATTTGCctcattttctgctgctctcaggTGATCATACAGTGCTTTTGTCCTCAGGGCATGCATTTGAGACACACAGCATCTTTGTTTTCACTTACAGATAGAGACCAGAGGTAGGACAACTAGTGCTAACAGGCAGGTTAGAAGAGAGTAGAGTTACTAGGATGTTTTGGGCAGTCAGCACTAGGAATTCAGACTCCTGAGCACCAGGCCTGAGCCCTCGCCACCTGAGTTGTGGAAGGGGCAACACTACCAGTCAGCCTCAGAGCAGCAACATCAGAAGGTAAAGGCAGTGTGTGTTTTGCAGCATCTTCTTCAGACCTGCTAGCAGAGGGAAAGCAATGCCCTGTGAGCTGGTCCAAAGGGGGGCgacaaggaaagagaaactgcaTGCAGAGCACGTACCGCCTGGAGTTTCTCTGTTAGCTCTCGACGCCTGTTACGACACTTAGCAGCTGCCAGCTTGTTCCTCTCTCTCCGGATCCTTCGCTTCTCTTCTTCCTCGGGCGACAGCTGCGGGTAAGCGCCAAGAAAATCCACAATCAGATCTGAGCACGGCATTCCTTCAAGTTCGTGAGGATTTAACCACAACGCAAAGAAAAAAGGCCTGATCCAGCAGGATGCTCTACACTCCCCCTCTTGACTGATATGAGCAGAAGATGAAAGTATCTCTGCTAGTACCGGGTCTTAGCAGAAGGGTGAGGAGAAGACAgtggggagcagggggaagATTGTGTAAGAGGACAGTGAATCTGCACCAAGGCCAAACAGATAAAAGATGCTCAGATTGTTTCACAACTTGGGTGGTACATTAAGCAAAACCAGAGCATGATGTTGTAAGTGCctctttcttgaaagaaaatatctgctgcttcccacacaAAAACAGTTGTTAGCTTGAAGGTCGGAgatggggtggaggggagagggggaaatcAGCAGAGCTCTCATGAAGTCCGTGAAGCAACAATGATTTATATTCCACCCAAAAATCTGACCTCAGATGTTCAAGCACTAAGCAAGATAGCACACTGTGCTTCTTGCATCAGCAGGCAAGGCTCCAGTGATATCAAGGGCTTCCTGAGGCCAGCTGACATCCTCACTGATGTAAATCAGAAACAGTTCCATAGAAACCCATAGAGTTACACTCTTACGAAACCAGAGGAAGTGAGCAGGAGCCCACAAGATCTGCTCAAGTCAGGCTTAGCATTTTAAGTTTGAGACAAGGCTTTATAAATCCCAGCAGTGGCAAATATGCTTGTATCATTGCAAGCAAAAGGTGAGCAAGTCCAGCAGCGTGAACGGAGCCAACATTGCCAGGGTCACCACTGCCTGCTCGTTGATCGCAGGAGCCAGTGCAAACAGATCGGTGTGGGGATTCACAGCATACACTTGGTAAACAGAGCCACACGACACATCCTCCTCTGCCGTGAAATGACCCCACGCCGTGTGCTTCAGCCTCACTGAGCTGGCACGTGCTGCTGGGGCTTCAGACCAGTGACTGCAAACTGAATTGAAACAAGTGGTCTGGGTGAAGCACTCTGTCTGATCTTGTGTAATCACCAGTAGAGAATGGAAAAAACCTCTTTCcttaaaagctttctgttttaatatctTCTAGGACTGTCAACATCACAAGCAAGATAGTCACCATTttactatcttttctttttagttttagtCTTACTCTAACCTCATTCtggtttgttttattatttccttaagTTTCAACCTTCAGTTTCAGAGAGTTTATTTGAATCCCTGGGCATTTCCCTtgctctgttctgcttttttctggACACATCTGCTGTTTCAGCCAGATACAGTGCAAGTCCCTAGATTGCACACCGAGCAACACAAGCACTTCTCAGACTAGCAAGGACTTCAGGACATAAGCTGTGCACCTGAAAGCTTCTCCATCAGCAGGTTATAGCTATCCATCTCAGAGCAAGTGGTTATCTCTGCCCTGgtgggcagcagctggggtTTTGGCATATTCACCCTCAGCAAGGAGCCCCCTCCAAAGCACAGCCCCTGCAGGCACCACTTCCCCGGTACAGCTCTGCTTGCTCAACTGCCAGCCCACACATGTGGAGGGTAAACATGTATTTGCACAAGTATCTtcagtgcagcacagcattAGGCATGCATGTAAATTCTGTGCTGACTGGGGCCTCTGTATACAATTTTCAAGTGCCCTTTTATGCTTTACAAGCACAGATCTCATTGAAATACTTGGGAGAACAAAATTATTCCTCCCAGGGCCTTCAGTCATTCTTATATTCTCCATCTCAGAGGCTAcgcttttaaaaaaatctcaaagagaCAGAACTGAAAACCCTAATCTGGACGTGCTTAACATTATAATGGCTCTTAAAAGGAATATTCTGTAAGCAGTTGCTGGATTTATTTGAAAGCAGTTTGATTTGGCACTCTCGATGCCCCTGCTGTATGCATTATCTGTGGTTTGTCCAAGTCCAATACGTGCATTCACTGGCATCAAAACAGGCTCTTTTCATAAGACGTTATACAGTGTTTTCCAAAAAGGCACTCCGATTCAGCGTTCACAGTGGAAATCGGAGCCAAAGAGTCACGGTAAACCGCCCGGGTACTGACTTAGCACGTGTCTAATCAAAAGGGCTTGGATTTGAATGACCCACAATGAACGGCTTGCAAACAAGCCACAGGCCAGGAATTGCTTGGCAGACATCCTTCAGCAAATAACTCCGAACAACAAATAAACTGGAGAATATGGTGATCTCTTCACGGCCAATTTGTGAACACAGAGGCAGCATTTGTCAAACAAATTAGTTGTTGCTAATTATTCTCCCAGTTCTCGTGAGAGCTTCCTTTCCTTTGGGCACGAGCCTTGAGCGCGGGGAACCGGGAAGTAGCCGGGACGGAAAGGGCTGGCACACACCGTAGGAGCCGCGTGTGCCCCGCGGAGGGTCACGCTCATCGCTCCCGATTAAAAAACCCAGGTCTGAAGTGCATCTGCCATGGCTCCCTGAACAGAGGTGCACCTTATTCTGGACAAGCACCGTTAaccctttctctgccttttagGTTTATAAGACAGGCAGTGACTCCATATAAAATAATCGGACTGTGAATCAAAACAGATGACGTGGAAGTAAAAGTAGGGCTGATGTGCCTTATTAGAAACAGACCTCGTGCAACAGCGCTCTAATGTGCTGAGGGTGTGCAGTGTGTCTCATTACATTTCTCTGCAGCGACCCACACAACTGCTGCTTGGGAACAATTTGGGGAGATCTAGATTATTCATAtcttgtattattaaaaaaaaaaaaaaagcctaacaCTGTGGATAGATATTCATTAGACAGCCCTGGAGAAGGCGGTTTCTGACAATGAGAGATTCACATGACTGAAAGGATTTCAGGATAAGACATCTGCATTTAGTCCACCCCCTGCCTGAGCACAGGATCCAAGGTCCTGGCCctgcaataaaagcagaagactgagcacaggcagcagcaatcCAAGCAAGGGTGAGCAAACCTCACCCCAGCTATGAAAATGCCATCTCGAGAGCAATGGGAAGAGCTCTGCTCATGGGATCATCACCATGTTCCTGTAAAGGGATGAGGCAACTGCATGTTTGCAGTGGGAAGGTTGATTCAATCCCAGCTATCCAGAAGGCTCCTTCTAATAGACTTAAGATGTTACAGGGAGCTGCTGTTCCTCTCTGCAAAATTCTGGTTGGCACCGGTATCTCCCAAAAGTGAGACTAGAGTAGGGCTGGCTGCCACAGAGCATATATAAAATACCAGTGGATGCACTCGGGTCATTTACAAAAGTAAGAGCCAATGTAAAACTCTTTTGTTGACTCAGAGGTTTCCTTCTGCTTAGAGTGGCAGTCACAGACATTCAAACCGAAACCCAAGGTTCAGCTTCAGAGTTTCACCTGCTTTTGATACCAAGCCACAGTGTGGCCCAGCGGTGTGAAATGTTTTATGGAGATTGGTTAACTCTTGCCTTATGATGAGGAAGCAGTAATAAAATCACCCTCCAGCTTATTCTGTAGTCATCCTGAAAAACCCCGGTGCATGTCCAACACATAGGACAGACCTCAACTCTCCCGCCTGGGGCTGGGAGATCCTCTAAGGGGGCTGCAGGGGACTCCCCCTTGTGCAGGGAAATCTCTGTACACCCATTTCTGAGATACCCTGAGTCACTTTCCCCACAGCAATTACCTGCTCATCTCTTCGTCTTCTGCCCACTGTGGTCCCAATCGTTTTAATCACGCCAGGTCGCTGAAGGGCCGTGTGTCCGGCCACCGAAGACAGCGGGGGCAGCGGATGGCTGTAGGGATGTGAGCGAGAATAAGGACTTGACATGGAGGTGATGACTGTGGGCTGGACCATCCACTGCAGGTCTTGGCTGGTTGTAATAGCGTTGATTGTAGGGATAAAAGCACTGCCTGATCCTGGCATATCTACTCGAAATTTCTAGAATGTGGtaagggaagagagagggaaagaaaaagaaaagaagaaactgtcAATGAAAGCAGAACATGGAGGATTGCTCAGAAATGAGCTAGGTCCTAAGGAGCAGCATCAGTGAGGACCAAAACAGGAGCTAGAATTGGCTCAGAAGcacctgaaaaaaaggaagggtcTGCTGGGAGCCTCTGCAGGAGCCCAGGCTGCTCCTACCCATCGTGGCCCTATACAGAAAGCGCTTCCGCTCTGGATTAACCTCGCCTTCTCCCAGCCCACTTCCTcacctccctccttcctcagcaTCCCGTATGCGAGCCCCCCCCTTCCCAGGCAGTGTCCCCACTGCTGCCACCCTCCCCCACACAAGCCCACCACTGCTTCCGGCATGGGGCAAAAGGGGAATTAAAGAGTTTCTAGAAAAACACTTCTCTGCCAatccaaagaaaaggaagagaaacttCAGTTCTGAAATGTCTTTAACAAGCAGTGCAAAGCCTCCTACCAAAGGATGTCCCTGAAATTCTGGCTCAGCTCATTCAAGGTTTCCATAGCAAGAACAACAGTTTGCTTCTTGTTCAGTGGGCCTATGCTCACTATGCACAGAGCGTAAGAAACCCAGCCCTGGGATGGTTACGTGCAAGAATATGCTTTTTAATAGCAGCCTATAAAACAGGTCTTAGGATTCAGATTGGACAAGttccctgcagctctccacACTGTCTAGACAAAACACGGCAGCAGTAAAACCAAGGCAGTAGGTAATGATCTCCTCCAAAATACATGCACACCTTGTTTCAGACAGAGGTAAATCCATCTGGATAATGTGCTGGCACtaaacagcaaggaaaacaatCACCTGTCCCCGGAGGGGGaagtaagagagaaagaatgcTTTTGTCTATGAAGAGCTCTCTTCAGGAGCCTTTCAATGGTCAGACTCAGTTTTACAGACAAACATGCCTTGCTCCAGCAATCTTAGCACTCGCTATGCAAGGGATGAGGCTCGCAGGACCAGCTGTGATAGCTGCTGTAGATCTGTGACCCCTGAAACGGTCCTGTGAAAAATGCACATTCTTGGGTCAACAAACTAACTTCCCAGAGAAGCAAGAACCCTTGCATCAGCCTGACCTCAGCTCAGGTAAGCATCCAAGATAAGGCACAGCACTTCATAGATTTCCTTTTCAGGGTGTGCCTAGTCAAGCACCTTGCTTATGTGCTTTGTTAAACCAAGGCTACTGCAAGCATTCTGATAGCTAAAGCATTTTGAGCCAGTATTATCCAGAAAAAGTCCAGCTGCTGAAGcttggaaagcagaaaaccCAGACAAATCCCAACTATAGTTTTGGACAGTTCAAAAATCAAGCAAGAAAGGACAGGAGAGGGAAGGATTGAATCAAGTTAAGCAGATGGAGAATTTTGCAGACAGGATGACAGTGGCACTAAAGCCTTGGCAAAATCTCCACCAGAACCTCAATAATACACCTGGAGTTTGAATCCAAAACAGGCTCACATTCCTGAAGAATGCCATCTTCAGGAGCTAGTTAGAAAGGCTCAGGGTTGGAAACTGTGAACACTACAGAAGGGTTTATAGATGAAGATCCCCTTCCTTGCTGTACCCATCACCAGTGTAGGTTGTGACCACATGGCACAGGAATGGATGCCTTGGTGCCATCACAACCCACAGCACCATTACAAAGGGATCTTAACTTTTCAAAAGGAAGCATGAAACTAGTTAAACCACAGGTTCTCAACTCAAAGACACGTAGGTGACTTCTGTCATTACATCTGTCTACCTGTGCTATTCCTCCTGTACCCAAAAAGTAGAGAAGAAAGGGTTCTATCTTTTTTGCAGGATTGCTAGAAGGTTTCAGTTGAAAAAACATACTGAGATTTTTGGTGCTTCACTGTGCAGTTGCTGTTTGCATTCCAGAGGAAACAACCCTTACAACACCATATTACTGTAACCCTCCAACAACACCTAATGACCGGCTCCAAGTTCCCATCAGAGGTCAGGAAATTCAAAATCAGCTATATGAAAGTCAGATACAAATGTCTGACCTAGAGATCAGAACCCAAGTTACTCATCAAGTGGCTATTTCTCCACTGGCAGTCACTCTTGTATTTGACTTAGGACTTCACTGTAACAGTAGTCCCCGGGACACTGCAGGGAAGCTGCTCAGTTCAGCCTCATCCTTCTGCGACTCCCTAGCATTTGCTTTcagacctggggaagagacAAGTCAGACTGCTGTCCCTGCCCATGCCACCCACCATCTCTGCCATAAACTTGCTTTCTAACTCCTTGAAACGTCCTAGAGAGCTCTCCAAAATGAGAGCctgtccctcccccccccccccaggtatCTACTAAGGGACACAAGGCTGCGTCAGGCTAAGCCTCCAGATGCAGGGCTCCGGCTGGATTTCCTAAGCGTTGCTTCCTGACTGGCCAGCTTTTCCCCACGAATCTCACTTCCCCGCCAGGACACCGTGCCGCCACCAACCCTGCTGCACCAAAACGCTCTGCCCAGGGCTCCCGACACCGTCATTTGCAGTGGCAGGCCCTGACTTCATTGCCACCTTCCCTGTACAGCCCCTTTGGGCACCTACCTCCTTCGTCCTGCAGCTGCAGACCTTTCCCCAAAGGGCACCCACCTCTCCCTGTCCCTCAGAGGGCTTCATCCGCCTGGCAGCGCCTCCACCATGGAGCTGCCCGCCCTCGCCTGCTTCCCCCTCACCCTCCCCGGGAGGGACCTCTCTGCCATTTCCTTGCCTTGTCCAAGAAGGGAGGAATAGCCTCTGCCCGCCCGCGGCTCTGCGGACCCGCGCTCTCAGCGGAGAGGCTTGCAGGGCCGCAGCAAAGATTCGGCGATAACCAGATTGCAGCGCTGCACACATGCTCAGCCACAAAGCCACCCCTCTCCTCCTGACCCAAGCAACATACAGATCaaagcatcattaaaaaaaaaaaaaagcccaccaCCTAAATAAACAAATGGAGAGAGTCCTGTTGTTTAGAGTGCAAAGAACTGAGACTGGTCTCTACTCTGCCTTAAAATAAGGGGCTGGAGAACAGCCTCAGAGATCCACATTCAAGGGAGTCTCCAGCGAGTCCTACCATGGTGAGGAACAGGCTACTTTAGCAGGTCACAACTTAGATACAGCAGCAGAAGAATATTTCAGGCTTTGGCTCCACAGTTTCTCTTCTCCATCTCAGCAAGGAGTTTCTATACGGTGCCACGTTGCACCTCCACTCCCCTCCAGACCTCCAGTTACATTTGTACCACAAGTGCTAAGCTGCACCAGAAACCAGTCTAGAAAAGGGTAAAATGGccaggggaagggaagggggggggaaaccTCAAAACAATAGTAGATCTCTAACAAATCCACAAACAAATATCAAAcctgggggggagagggggtaTATCCTATAACAAATAAAACCCCCTGATGAACTTCCCCTTCCTACTTGAAGGAAAAGTGGACATAGGACTGGGATATTTCAGAACAAAGTCAACTGGTCGGAAAGAGCACACAAATTATTCCCATTAAAGTCTATGTTTACCACATGGCAAGTCAATCATTAGGAATATAACATGACACgcaacttaaaagaaaaatgttccagCACTGTGTTGgatgggaaaaataattaaaaagcatcAAAGTTTTGGCTCAGAGACACAGTTTCCACTTAAACATGTGACTGATGCATCTTTTCTTGCttagggaaataaaaaagaaaaatttctgcaATGCATACTTTCTCGAGAGATAAAGCTCTGCAGATCTCCACAGCCCAGAATCAGCAAAACAGCCCAATTCCTAGGGTAAAGGCAATGCTTGCATTTGATCCTAATCTACAACATCTGTAAGGATCAAGGGAAAGACTACACACAGGGCCTTGAGAAATCTCCCAGattcttaaagaaaacatttctgttttctggacACTAAGCCAGCGTCCTGCTCAAAGCCCCGTTAAGATAGTAACCTTAGAAACTACTTTCTGGCACCCATATCAAACACTACAcatgcaagctgcctggggaaGACGCACAACACCAGAGAAAtagaagggaggaaaagcagtCTCGGCCCCTTTCACGCAGCTCTCTGTAGCTCAAACGCTAAGCACGGCCAGAGTTTCACAACCTCTTGACACATGTGCCTCAGTCTAGTTCATCTCCTGAACCTGAGAAGGAAACCAAAGGTTCTGCAGCTTGCCAAGCACGTTTGGTTTCTCGGACCGCTCTGCTCCCCCCGCCTTGTCCTGGCATTTACTGTAAAACTGAGAATAATCTGCTTCCAAACTACAATCCCTGGAAACCTTCGTCCTCAGCGCAGCCCACAGAGGGCACCAGCGAGATGCGTTTGGAGAAGGCTGGGAAATGCGGAGAGTCATTTCTGGTAAAACTTCTTTAATGGGAGGAATGTCACGGGCTGGTACGGTTGGCAAAGTTTAATAgcggacttttttttttttttttttttaatgatcctATGACTTCTTGATGTGAAGACAGAAATGTGCTCACTCTGCCAGTTCACTCGTACAAGCCGCACAAGAAATAATATTAttgggaggggagaggggggaagagcACAACTCTCAAAAAGAAAGAGTGAGGATAGGCCAGCTGATGTAAACAAGTTATGAAATAACCTAGGTTTGTATAACTGGCCCGATTGTGTAATGCCTTCCACTGAAGTGGTGGATTTAGTCTATGTAGGCATACAAGCCGTTTTGAGatgttttcttaggaaaaatgaaaaggcttgttaaaaaaaattactagtCTTTTACATCCACGAATTCATGCAGTTTCAACAGGAAATATCTTCCATTCTTCAAGTTCCATTTATTACTCAAGACCAGAAGCTTGCAAGAGGAAAGAAGCATTATCCCAGAGTGTAACCAGATCATATgaaatcccattaaaaaaacaaaacaaaacaaaaaaaacccttgcaTTCGGAAGGTCAAGAGAACAGGAAAACTGATCAACAGCTAAATACCAGCCAGCAACTCTCGGCAATCAAAGGACTGTCTggacagcaggaaaaagcaaactATCACACAGTGAGCGTTTAGAAGGTCTCACTGATGGGAAATGTAAAAATAGTCTCGCCACCACAGACAGAAAGTTTGGGGGCAGGGGCAGAAAGCAGGGAGACCTCAAAAGATTAAATAGAGCCTGCTTGAGGTGTGCCCGCGTGTGCGTTAAGGCGGCTTTAATAGCGTTTTGAATTCACGCAAGCCCTCTCAAAGCCACCGCACAGCGAGGACGCCCAAACTGTTGCGAGCCAGCCCATCCGAAAACGCCGGAGCACCTGGAAAGCGGCGACGAAGGGAGGAGGCAAAATAAATACGTGCATTAAAAGAAGCTCCGTAAGGGAACGAGAGCGGGACGGAGCGGAGGGGCAGCAGCCCCGCGCTCGTGGGGCCGTCACCGtccgcggagcggagcgcacTGCGGGAGCGCGGCGATGCCCACGgcggccctgccccggccccgcatCGCCCCGCCGGGACGGGCGGCTCCGGCCAGCCCCGCGCCCAGAGCCCCACGCGCAGCGCTGCGCGGCGCAGCGCGCACACGCCGACCGAAACCAGCGGAAAACTCCGCCAAACCGGCGTCCCGAAGGGgctggcgcggcgcggggcgcggagcccagcgccgccgccgccaccgccccgtCCGGGCGCGGCCCTACCTGCTGCGCGGCGCCGCTGGGGTAGGTCTCGGGGTGGCCCGGGGAGCCGCTGCTGCCTCTGGAGGAGGTGTCGAAGTTGCCGGGGTAGTCCTGGTACATGgtccgcggcggggccggggagaCGGGGCGCCCGCCTTCCCGCTCCGGCAGCCGCTGGCTCCCTCGCCGTCTCCCCGCCCCTTTCTCCCGCCCGGCCTTTTATTTTCCGCCGCTCGCCTTCCCCGGGCTCGCCGAGCGCcggaaaagaaaaagaaaaaaaaaaaaaaaaaagaagaaaaaagaaaaagggaaaaagaaagaaagaaaaaaagctttgggCGGAAAAGaagaaccaggaaaaaaaaatatcagaatttaaaagaaggCGCAGGCGGACAGCGAAACCCCGCGGCGGGGAAGGGgctgcgcgggcggcggggcccgagGCGCGCACCCACTCCCGCCGCACTGGCGGGCGCGCACCTCTGCGCTGCCCTGCGCGCCTCCCGGCGCactgcccgcggcgcggcgcggggctgcgggcggaGCGGctccccgcccccggcgccctTTATAAAAGCGCCGCTGCCCCTgcgcgccggccggccggccggcgctgcgcggctccgcgcccgcggctccccacgcccggctccccgcgcgcggctccgcgcgcccGCGGTGACTCACGGCAGTGGCACCGCGTCAACCCCGGGCGCTTATTatgcggcccggccccgccgccgccgccgccgcaccaTGTGCACTCGCACACGTCAAACCCGCGGCGCACCGGCCCCACCTCGCCCGCGCGGGCGCTCCcacctgccgccgccgcggggggggccgccccgccccgccccccgccccgccgcccccgccgccccgcggcgcccggcggccccgcgccccgcgcggcggcggcgcccgccggcggggcgcggcgggtTCCCGGCAGGCGCCGCCCTCTCccggctccctcctcccccgcccccccgcgccgccgccccgcttGGTCCCTTCCATTGTCGCATGTTGCCAAAAATGGTCATTTGCGTCGCACTACGCGAGCGCGGGTTTCCTCGCCGCGGATGACGCGCTCCGAGAGGGATTCCCTGCTCCGCCGGCCGCCGCTCCGGCTGGATTTAAAGGGGaacggcgccgccgcgcccgccgcgccgcgggttCGAGACCGGCGCCCGGctgcggggcccggcgcggccgaggCGGGGAGGCagccgtcgccgccgccgccgcggggccgagcAAGTAGTAAGGGGGGGAATaacaacagtaaaaacaatagtaataacagcagcaacagcGACAGCAATAATAATGAGGGCAAAAAGCGCGCTGCCCGCGGGCacagccgccccgcgccgcgcagcaGGGTCCCTCCGGCGGAGGCTCCGTCCTGCccacccggcgccgggcgcctctgcccccgccgggccgccctggtgccccggcgcggcggccggggctccgcgcggggcccgcggcggcgcggagcggagcgcg
The sequence above is a segment of the Rhea pennata isolate bPtePen1 chromosome 3, bPtePen1.pri, whole genome shotgun sequence genome. Coding sequences within it:
- the FOSL2 gene encoding fos-related antigen 2 isoform X1; translation: MYQDYPGNFDTSSRGSSGSPGHPETYPSGAAQQKFRVDMPGSGSAFIPTINAITTSQDLQWMVQPTVITSMSSPYSRSHPYSHPLPPLSSVAGHTALQRPGVIKTIGTTVGRRRRDEQLSPEEEEKRRIRRERNKLAAAKCRNRRRELTEKLQAETEVLEEEKSVLQKEIAELQKEKEKLEFMLVAHSPVCKISPEDRRSPPSSSLQSVRTGASGAVVVKQEPVEEEIPSSSLVLDKAQRSVIKPISIAGGFYGEEALNTPIVVTSTPAITPSSSSLVFTYPNVLDQESPLSPSESCSKAHRRSSSSGDQSSDSLNSPTLLAL
- the FOSL2 gene encoding fos-related antigen 2 isoform X2, with the protein product MYQDYPGNFDTSSRGSSGSPGHPETYPSGAAQQKFRVDMPGSGSAFIPTINAITTSQDLQWMVQPTVITSMSSPYSRSHPYSHPLPPLSSVAGHTALQRPGVIKTIGTTVGRRRRDEQETEVLEEEKSVLQKEIAELQKEKEKLEFMLVAHSPVCKISPEDRRSPPSSSLQSVRTGASGAVVVKQEPVEEEIPSSSLVLDKAQRSVIKPISIAGGFYGEEALNTPIVVTSTPAITPSSSSLVFTYPNVLDQESPLSPSESCSKAHRRSSSSGDQSSDSLNSPTLLAL